One segment of Panulirus ornatus isolate Po-2019 chromosome 33, ASM3632096v1, whole genome shotgun sequence DNA contains the following:
- the LOC139759662 gene encoding glucose-6-phosphate isomerase-like — translation MGNATSILCQNDRKVTAMESKTFLTEETAFKRLQSYYNKNCSKLNILELFKDDPVRFTKYSVILQTPTDGSILLDYSKNRINDEILKLLFNLARARNVEGSRDAMFSGEKINFTEDRAVLHVALRHQSQTPIMVDGEDVVPAVKAVLEHMKDFTDKVVSGEWKGYTGESITDVVNVGIGGSDLGPLMVTEALKPYAVGPKVHYVSNVDGTHLAETLKSLDPATTLFIIASKTFTTQETITNATSARNWLLGTAKDDSAVAKHFVALSTNATKVKEFGIDEANMFGFWEWVGGRYSLWSAIGLSISLNLGFDNFEKLLCGAHYMDNHFKTAPLEKNIPVILALLGVWYHNMHGAETHALLPYDQYLHRFAAYFQQGDMESNGKYVTRSGRPVEYSTGPVVWGEPGTNGQHAFYQLIHQGSRLIPADFIAPIKSHNPMADNLHHKLLLANFLAQTEALMVGKTREEAKAELEKAEMPADNIKRILPHKVFEGNRPTNSILVEQVSPFTLGALIVMYEHKIFTQGVIWDINSFDQWGVELGKQLAKAIEPELQDKDPVSSHDSSTNGLINFIKKHL, via the exons ATGGGAAACGCAACTTCCATTTTGTGTCAGAATGATCGAAAAGTAACAGCAATGGAGAGCAAGACGTTTCTCACGGAGGAGACAGCTTTCAAACGTCTCCAAAGTTATTACAACAAAAACTGCAGCAAATTAAATATTCTGGAGTTATTCAAAGACGATCCAGTTAGGTTCACCAAATACAG TGTAATACTACAGACTCCTACAGACGGAAGCATTCTCCTGGACTACAGTAAAAATCGCATAAACGATGAAATTCTCAAGCTACTCTTCAATTTG GCGAGAGCTCGCAACGTTGAGGGGTCGCGAGATGCTATGTTTTCAGGAGAAAAGATCAACTTCACGGAGGACAGAGCCGTGCTGCATGTTGCCCTGCGGCACCAGTCCCAGACTCCCATCATGGTGGACGGGGAGGATGTTGTACCTGCAGTCAAGGCTGTTCTCGAACACATGAAGGATTTTACCGACAAG GTGGTATCTGGTGAATGGAAGGGGTACACTGGCGAGTCTATTACGGATGTGGTGAACGTTGGTATTGGAGGTTCTGACCTGGGTCCCCTGATGGTAACAGAGGCGCTCAAGCCTTACGCTGTCGGACCCAAGGTGCACTACGTGTCCAACGTCGACGGGACACACTTGGCGGAGACCCTCAAA TCCCTAGATCCAGCGACAACACTCTTCATCATTGCTTCTAAGACCTTCACAACACAAGAGACTATCACCAATGCTACCTCGGCCAGAAACTGGCTCCTCGGCACTGCTAAAGAT GATTCTGCTGTTGCTAAACATTTTGTAGCCCTGTCAACCAATGCCACGAAAGTGAAGGAATTTGGCATCGATGAGGCTAACATGTTCGGCTTCTGGGAGTGGGTGGGCGGACGGTACTCCCTGTGGTCCGCTATAGGCCTCTCCATCTCCCTTAACCTGGGCTTTGACAACTTCGAGAAGCTCTTGTGTGGCGCTCACTACATggataaccatttcaaaacggcACCATTAGAGAAAAAC ATCCCGGTGATCTTGGCTCTCCTGGGTGTGTGGTACCATAACATGCATGGCGCCGAGACGCATGCACTCCTGCCCTACGACCAGTACCTTCACCGGTTTGCGGCGTACTTCCAGCAAGGTGATATGGAGTCAAATGGAAA gTATGTCACACGAAGCGGACGTCCAGTGGAATACAGCACAGGACCAGTTGTGTGGGGTGAGCCAGGCACCAACGGTCAACATGCATTCTACCAGCTAATCCATCAGGGTTCAAGGCTCATCCCAGCTGACTTCATTGCCCCCATCAAGTCTCATAATCCTATGGCAGACAATCTTCACCACAAG CTTCTGCTGGCCAATTTCCTTGCACAGACTGAAGCTCTCATGGTGGGGAAGACACGAGAAGAGGCCAAGGCTGAACTTGAGAAGGCAGAGATGCCAGCCGATAACATAAAACGAATCTTGCCTCATAAAGTGTTCGAAGGCAACCGTCCAACGAACTCTATTTTGGTAGAACAAGTGTCGCCATTTACCTTGGGAGCGCTGATTGTCATGTATGAACACAAGATTTTTACCCAGGGTGTCATATGGGACATCAATTCCTTTGACCAATGGGG